In the Candidatus Chromulinivoraceae bacterium genome, TCTGAACATCATCATCCACCTCCATGCCGGCAGCGATACCTTTAGTAAGCGTCGTCTTACCAGCACCCACATCACCGATAAGTTCCAAAATTTCTCCGCCGCCTAAAAGCGCGCCTAGCTTTTTACCAAACGCCTTCATTTCAGACTCACCATTGACCTCTATAATCATAGGCTCTTATTATACCATTAATACGTCCTACAAAGATGAGCAGCTGTTTCTATGCGAATGTGGAACTTTTCCAGAGCATCGCGTACAATAGAGCGTAAGTATTATGCGTATTTCTGATGCAACTATCGAAACATTGCTCACCCGAAAAGGTATTAGTAAAGAGCAAATCTCCGATCTTAAAGAAGAAGGAGTACGTTCAAGGCGCCTATTGCAGGATATTGTCATTCAAAACAATATCATGGATGAAAGAACACTCGTCGAGGCATTTGCAGAGTTCGTCCAAATTCCTTTTGTTGAAATAGATCCAGATGACATTACTCAAGATGTCCTTAATAAAATTCCCGAACGTATCGCACGCCAGTACAATGCCATTCTCTTTAAGATCGACGAAAATGGTACACAGTACCTTGCTATGGACGATCCTGACGATGTTCAGGCCGTAAACTTTATTGAGAAACAAATTGGTGAAAATATCAAGTTACATATTGCGACCCACAGCAATATTCTAGCGTGTCTTGAAAACTACCGCGGTGATGTAAATAAGGAACTGACTCAAGTTATCGACGTTCAGCGACAGGGGAATGGGGAAGAGAACCAGACCCTTACTGAGGCTGACGTAGCCGAAGACTCCCCTATTGCCCAGACCGTTAATCTACTGCTTGAATATGCTATTCGTTCTAACGCCAGTGACGTCCATATCGAACCTCGCGAGGATTATGTCCAGGTGCGCTACCGTATAGATGGTGTGCTAAAAGAAGTCAACCGACTCCCCCGCAACGTTATGAACGCTCTTGTAAGTCGTATCAAAATTCTTTCTAACCTCAAAATCGACGAACGTCGCGTCCCACAAGATGGTCGCTTTAAGATTAAGGTTGGAGGCAAACAATATGCCCTTCGTGTTAGCACGCTTCCCGTAGTGGACGGTGAAAAGATTGTCATGCGTATCTTGGATGAGTCTAACCAAGCAATCACCCTCGAGGATCTTGGTTACTGGGGTCACTCAATCGATGTTATTCACCAAGCACTTACCGAACCAAACGGTATGGTGCTTATCACTGGACCGACCGGATCTGGTAAGTCTACGAGTCTCTTTAGTATTCTGACCATTCTTAATACACCAGATGTTAATATCTCCACCGTTGAAGACCCAGTAGAGTATAAAATCCCTGGCGTTAACCAAACCCAGACCAATGCTAAGGCTGGCATGACCTTCGCGAGTGGACTTCGTGCACTTCTTCGTCAAGATCCAAACATTATCATGGTTGGTGAGATCCGAGACACCGAAACGGCCAACTTAGGTATCCA is a window encoding:
- a CDS encoding GspE/PulE family protein, translating into MRISDATIETLLTRKGISKEQISDLKEEGVRSRRLLQDIVIQNNIMDERTLVEAFAEFVQIPFVEIDPDDITQDVLNKIPERIARQYNAILFKIDENGTQYLAMDDPDDVQAVNFIEKQIGENIKLHIATHSNILACLENYRGDVNKELTQVIDVQRQGNGEENQTLTEADVAEDSPIAQTVNLLLEYAIRSNASDVHIEPREDYVQVRYRIDGVLKEVNRLPRNVMNALVSRIKILSNLKIDERRVPQDGRFKIKVGGKQYALRVSTLPVVDGEKIVMRILDESNQAITLEDLGYWGHSIDVIHQALTEPNGMVLITGPTGSGKSTSLFSILTILNTPDVNISTVEDPVEYKIPGVNQTQTNAKAGMTFASGLRALLRQDPNIIMVGEIRDTETANLGIQAALTGHLVFSTLHTNNAATSLPRLLDMNIEPFLIASTVKAVVGQRLVRRLCMTCRQKHTPDQAEVDTVIRLFNLRPGQSFSYIHALEQQAKEQHIGGDVPLSTGETSIINLWKASPDGCEECNHTGYKGRIGIYEVLGNTVPIQKMIISNATSNQIQDQAIAEGMITMQTDGLIKSLRGDTTVEEVLRVTKE